One Thermostichus vulcanus str. 'Rupite' DNA segment encodes these proteins:
- a CDS encoding HAD family hydrolase produces MVLKLLIFDFDGTLVDSEPGILEAIRHTAAALELPPEAVESWRQMIGIPLEKQLAALLPKHSQNRIPEAIEIYRCYYDAIRPYYSKPFPGILDLLADLAERIPLAIASSKRRESILPVLDQWGFGDLFEPIISPTEVTHPKPHPDSVERILAHHDLAPDHTVLIGDTEYDIEMARRAGVEAWGVGWGIHPLERLYQAGAEQGFADVQSLHQTLTELLI; encoded by the coding sequence ATGGTACTCAAACTTCTGATTTTTGACTTTGATGGTACGCTCGTCGATTCCGAACCTGGCATTCTCGAAGCGATCCGCCATACTGCTGCGGCCCTGGAGCTGCCCCCAGAAGCGGTGGAATCTTGGCGACAGATGATCGGGATCCCGTTGGAGAAACAACTGGCTGCTCTGCTACCGAAGCATTCCCAGAACCGGATCCCGGAGGCGATTGAAATTTACCGCTGCTACTACGACGCTATCCGCCCTTACTACAGTAAACCCTTCCCCGGTATTCTCGACCTTTTGGCAGATCTAGCGGAACGGATCCCGTTGGCCATTGCCTCGAGCAAGCGACGAGAATCCATCTTGCCTGTTCTCGACCAATGGGGCTTTGGCGACCTATTTGAGCCGATCATTTCCCCAACAGAAGTGACTCATCCTAAGCCACATCCAGATTCTGTGGAACGCATCCTCGCCCACCATGACCTTGCCCCTGATCACACCGTTCTGATTGGTGATACGGAATACGACATCGAAATGGCCCGTCGTGCCGGAGTCGAGGCCTGGGGTGTGGGCTGGGGCATTCACCCCCTGGAGCGTCTGTATCAGGCTGGAGCAGAGCAAGGGTTTGCGGATGTGCAAAGCTTGCACCAAACGCTGACAGAACTGTTAATTTGA